The Candidatus Zixiibacteriota bacterium nucleotide sequence GTTGAATGACAAGAAGAATGCGGCAAAATACTGGCGCTTTCTGATGATAGAGTATCCGACCGAACCGAACTATTACCTTCAGTATTCCAATGCTCTGACCTCCCTGAATCAGTATGAAGAGGCGAATCAAGTCCTGGCGCAGACGCTGGAGCGGTTTGGCCCGGCGGCGGAAGGGTATGCCAATATGGCGGTCAATTACCTTAATTTGCGGCAGTTTGATAAAGCCGAGGAGAATTTCCGCCGGAGTCTGGAGTTGAATCCGAACAGCCCCTTGACCTGGCTTAACCTGGCGAATCTTCTTTCGGGAAGCGATGAGCGCGCCAAGATGGAGGAGGCGCTGGGGATATATCAGCGGTTTCGCGGTCAGGCGCCGGAGGCGATGCGACTGGATTCGCTCATTGGAGCGCTGGAGAGCCGATTGCGGTAGAGGTCGCGGCCGGCAGGAGGGGAGTTGGCGCCTGATTTTATATTGACAGGACGGCTTATCGGGGGTAAATAGAGGCGAGGATGGGACCGCGTGACAAGCGCGACGTGTCCGTGAAAAGACGGTCCGGGCGGGAAAACAGGGAAGTTTAGGAAGGTCGTGGCGGGGTGATTTCGAGATTCCGCGGCGACCGGGAAACGGGATGTTTCTTAATGGATAAGACCGACGCCAGAGGAACCTCAGCCAAAACTACAGGGGCGGGAGTATCAGCGGAGAAGCCGTTATTTCCACCGAGCGAAAAGAAACGGGTTCTGGAGAATATTCTGTCTCTGGGGCTTCTTCAGGGGGCCAATTACATACTGCCGCTGGTGAGCTTTCCCTACCTGGCGAGAGTCCTTGGGGCGGAAAAATTCGGGCTGATAATGTTTGCGCAATCGTTGATAGCCTATTTCAATGCCGTTACTGAATATGGATTCAATCTCTCGGCGACCCGTGAAATCGCCATATCACGGGCCGACAAAGAGAGAGTCTCCCGCGTATTCTCCGAGGTCATTTTTGCGAAATTGGCTCTGATGATATCATCGTTTTTTCTTCTGCTTATACTGCTGTTCACATTCGAAAAATTCGGCGAGTATAAGCTGCTTTACTTATTGACATTTGGCGCGATTCTGGGGCAGGCAATAATGCCGAACTGGCTTTTCCAGGGAATGGAGCAGATGAAGTTTATATCGGCTCTGAATATTTCAGCGCGCGCCATTTTTTTAGTCCTGATCTTTCTGATCATTAAGAAGCCGGATGACTTCATCATAGTACCGTTGTTAAACGCGCTCGGAATGTTGACGGCAGGTATAGTTGGTTTGGTTCTGGCAAAGGTCCGCTTTGGCCTGAGCTTAAATATGCCCAGTCTTAAGGGCATGTTAGACAAGTTGAGAAGCGGCTGGAGCCTTTTTGTATCTACAGTGGCTATAACTCTTTATCGCAACTCGAATGTCTTCCTTCTTGGCCTTGTTGCCTCCTACAACATAGTCGGGTATTACGCCATTGCGGAAAAGATTGTGAAGGCAGTGCAATCGATGATTACCCCGGTGACGCAGTCGCTCTTTCCGTTCATCGGTCGCAAATTCACCGCCTTGACGATAATGGAATCTGTGAAGACACTCCTCCGGCTATCGCGCTACTATTTTCTTATTATGCTTACTCTATCTGTAGCTATTGTATTATTTCAGCCGGTCATCGCCAGAGTCTTTCTGCCAGGCAGCATAGAGAGTTTCAAGTATGATATCATTATCATGAGCGTTGCCATTGTTTTCGGAGGTCTGTCCGCTCTCTTGGGCTTGGTGGGATTGATAAATCTTGAGCGACAGAGAGATTTCACTCTCTTCGTTGTGGTGGTCGGGTTGGTCAATCTGCCGGTATGCTTGACACTTTCGTACTACTTACAAGATATAGGAAGCTCGCTGTCGCTGTTGATATCGGAACTGTTGCTCTTTACTTTGTGCTCAGCCAGATTGAGAAAAATCTATATCCAAGAAAAAGCCCATCCTACCAACAAATCAGTGACAGTTTCTGATTCAATCCTGGATGAGTTCGCAGTTTGAATATATTCCCAAGTCTGTCGGGGTAACGGTGGTGACTGTTACTTACGGCAAGCGATGGGACTATCTGAAATCAGTCCTGCAGGCGGTCGCGGCCGAGGATGCAATCTCAAGGATAATCGTGGTGGATAACGGGGCGGAACATGACTTTGTGGCCGAAGCAAGGAGGTTAACGGGGTTAAAACTTGTCACGGTCAGTCTGGGGCATAATCGCGGCTCGGCGATAGGGTTTAAGGCCGGCTTAAAACTGGCCCTGGAATTCAAAGACGCGGAATATATCTGGCTTCTGGATGATGACAATCGTCCGGAGCCGGGCGCGCTGAAAGAGCTGCTCAGATACTTCCTGCCGCTTGAAAGAAATCAAAAGAAAGATTCGCTCCTAACCCTTTCACTGCGAATCGACAGAAAGCAGTACCGCCGGGTAGCGCAGGGGGAACCGATTGCCCGCTGGTTTCCACAATCAAATAGCTTTCTGGGATTTCATATCTTCTGGCTGCCGTTCTGGAGAATTATCGATATTCTAAAACGCACGCCGGAGAGGGACAACCGCCCCTTTCTTCCGTTCCTTGAGGTTCCGGTGGCTCCATGGGGCGGAATGTTTTTCCATAAGTCGCTGATTGAGAAACATGGGTATCCTGAGACCGATTTCTTTCTCTACGGTGATGACACTGAATTTGCCCTCCGTTTTCGTCATGCCGGAGGAAAGATTTTTCTGATTCCCTCCAGTCAGCTGACCGACCTCGAGGAATCGTGGCATTCCCGAAAAAGAGTCGCGCCGGTGATGTTTTTAAAAAATTATGCTGAGGCGCCATCGTTTAGAATCTATTACGGTGTCAGAAACAGCACCTATTTGTGGAACAAATATTTCCGGAAAAACAGATTCCTATTTGGAATAAACAGATACATTTTCTTGATGATGCTGAAATTCTATTTGTCCTGGCGGGGCGAGAAAGAGCGGTATTTGCTAATCAAGAATGCAGTTGCCGATGGTGATAGAGGGAACCTGGGTGAACGGGCAGGATTTTGAAGATATTACTGGTAAATAATCACTATTATCCTCATATAAAAGGAGGGGCGGAGATTTCGGTACAGCTACTTGCCGAAAGCCTGCAAAACCTGGGGGAGCAAGTAACGGTCATAACTACGGCCGAGGAAAATGAGTCAGGGGTAATCAACGATGTTAAAGTCCGGTACTTGAGAGCGCCCAATCTGTACTGGGTCAGCACCGCCAAAGAGCAACCCCTGTACAAAAAGCCACTGTGGCATCTTATAGATGTTTATAACTTATTCGTTCTGAAAAAAATTGAGCAGATTATCGCTGAGGAGCGTCCCGATATAGTGCATACCCATAATCTGGCCGGACTCTCGGTATCGGTCTGGAAGGGAGCTCTGAATAAGTCTATCCCGGTCGTGCATACCCTTCGCGACCATCATCTTCTCTGCCGCAAGTCGAGTATGTTTCGCAAGGGACAAAACTGCCGCCGGCAGTGCCTGACCTGTCGAATATATTCATTGCCGAAAAAACTACTTTCCGGCAAATTGCAGGGTGTGGTTGGTGTGAGCCAGTATATTCTTGATAGGCATTTAAGTAGCGGATATTTTGAGGATGTCTCCATTAAACGGGTAATTAGAAACGCGGTGCCGGAAGTCGCGACGGCAGAGTCGCGCATGAATGACGACGGCATTTTCAGACTCGGATTAGTCGGAAGTCTGTGCGAAGGCAAAGGGACAGAGTATGCGCTGCAGAGATTTGCCGCGATGAATCTCGAAAAGGCGCATCTCCTGGTATTTGGTCGCGGTGTGACCAGAGAATCTGAAGAGTATTTGAAGTCCAAGTACAGTTCCGAAAAAATTCACTTTCTTGGATTTATGGAACAGGAAAAAATTTACCGGATGATTGATGTAACCTTGTTCCCTTCCCTTTGGAATGAGGCGCTGCCGCGCACGATAATTGAGTCTTTCAATTATGGCATTCCGGTTATAGCGACCGACCGGGGACCTGCCAGGGAACTAATTGCTGAAGGAGTCACCGGATATCTGTACGACCCGGACAGAGAAGGGGAATTGGAGGGGAGAATACAGCTGATA carries:
- a CDS encoding tetratricopeptide repeat protein — its product is MVKVLAWALCPLILLLFIAGCGKEPTDLAGLKKAAAASLEKGENRKALVYLTKAMSLAPSDKEILMTMAEAYKKEGVTDSALSYFRRADKLYPRDRRINRELIELYRATDNTEGALGAIAVMVATGDNEKIYWPLLAELYTKLNDKKNAAKYWRFLMIEYPTEPNYYLQYSNALTSLNQYEEANQVLAQTLERFGPAAEGYANMAVNYLNLRQFDKAEENFRRSLELNPNSPLTWLNLANLLSGSDERAKMEEALGIYQRFRGQAPEAMRLDSLIGALESRLR
- the rfbX gene encoding oligosaccharide flippase family protein; protein product: MDKTDARGTSAKTTGAGVSAEKPLFPPSEKKRVLENILSLGLLQGANYILPLVSFPYLARVLGAEKFGLIMFAQSLIAYFNAVTEYGFNLSATREIAISRADKERVSRVFSEVIFAKLALMISSFFLLLILLFTFEKFGEYKLLYLLTFGAILGQAIMPNWLFQGMEQMKFISALNISARAIFLVLIFLIIKKPDDFIIVPLLNALGMLTAGIVGLVLAKVRFGLSLNMPSLKGMLDKLRSGWSLFVSTVAITLYRNSNVFLLGLVASYNIVGYYAIAEKIVKAVQSMITPVTQSLFPFIGRKFTALTIMESVKTLLRLSRYYFLIMLTLSVAIVLFQPVIARVFLPGSIESFKYDIIIMSVAIVFGGLSALLGLVGLINLERQRDFTLFVVVVGLVNLPVCLTLSYYLQDIGSSLSLLISELLLFTLCSARLRKIYIQEKAHPTNKSVTVSDSILDEFAV
- a CDS encoding glycosyltransferase; translation: MSSQFEYIPKSVGVTVVTVTYGKRWDYLKSVLQAVAAEDAISRIIVVDNGAEHDFVAEARRLTGLKLVTVSLGHNRGSAIGFKAGLKLALEFKDAEYIWLLDDDNRPEPGALKELLRYFLPLERNQKKDSLLTLSLRIDRKQYRRVAQGEPIARWFPQSNSFLGFHIFWLPFWRIIDILKRTPERDNRPFLPFLEVPVAPWGGMFFHKSLIEKHGYPETDFFLYGDDTEFALRFRHAGGKIFLIPSSQLTDLEESWHSRKRVAPVMFLKNYAEAPSFRIYYGVRNSTYLWNKYFRKNRFLFGINRYIFLMMLKFYLSWRGEKERYLLIKNAVADGDRGNLGERAGF
- a CDS encoding glycosyltransferase family 4 protein; its protein translation is MKILLVNNHYYPHIKGGAEISVQLLAESLQNLGEQVTVITTAEENESGVINDVKVRYLRAPNLYWVSTAKEQPLYKKPLWHLIDVYNLFVLKKIEQIIAEERPDIVHTHNLAGLSVSVWKGALNKSIPVVHTLRDHHLLCRKSSMFRKGQNCRRQCLTCRIYSLPKKLLSGKLQGVVGVSQYILDRHLSSGYFEDVSIKRVIRNAVPEVATAESRMNDDGIFRLGLVGSLCEGKGTEYALQRFAAMNLEKAHLLVFGRGVTRESEEYLKSKYSSEKIHFLGFMEQEKIYRMIDVTLFPSLWNEALPRTIIESFNYGIPVIATDRGPARELIAEGVTGYLYDPDREGELEGRIQLIIQDKKITSSFKLACIKEAEKYRSSVIARDYLNIYRQVVR